CGTGGGCAAAAAGAAGGGCAAGATTCTCGGGTTCCAACAGAACCCCTGGACGGGCGAGATTTCGTGGGCCGAAAGGGAAATTACCCCCGAAGAGGGCATCGACGAAGAGGTGCTCAAGGGCATTGCGCAGAAGACGGGTGGCCGCTTCTATCGCGCCGAAAATCGTGAAGAACTCGAGAATATCTATTCCGAAATCGATGAACTCGAAAAGACAGAAATAGAAACTGTCGCTTATGCACGGTATTCGGAAAAATTCTACCCGTGGCTCTTGGTGGGTGCGTTGCTTATCTTGCTCGAGCTTTTGCTTGCCAATACGCGCTTTGTCAGGATTCCCTGATTAGGGCTCGAATCCAGTCCTCGAGTATAGCGAGGTCGTCGGTTTGAAGCAGTTGTTCTTGGCGTCGTCCAGGAATTCGATGACGTTGTTCACTCCCGGCTTGCCGAATTCGGAATAGTTGATGCTGAAAGTTATCGGCCAAGGGACAAGCCTTTGCAGCTTAGCGGAGTTGCTGGTGGAAATGAGCATGTTGCAGAAGGCTTCCACGTCGTTCCAGGTCTTTTTTTCAAGGACAATGGCGAAAGAGTGTTTTTGGTAATGGGCCAAGAACATGTTGTCGCTGGGCATTCGCTCCCGCAAAAAATTGGCGAATGCTATAACAATTTCTTCTACCTTTTTCCGGCCGAATTTGCGGCGGACATGGCGCATGTTGTCCAGCGTGATTGTCAATAAGAACAGTCGCTGTTCTGAGGTGAGGTCTGCTGTCTTGTCTCGGAGGAAGTTGTTGAGTCTGCGCTCGTTGTTGAGGCCTGTCTGCTGGTCCATGGTGATGAGCATGCTCTGCTGGGAAATATGGATGTGCAGGAGCACCAGGGTCACGACAGGCGTTACGATGGGGATTTCGAGTTTTTGTAGGATTATCTGGATAATGATGGCGACTACAGGAATGAGCATGATCCAGCAAAGATATTGCTGTTGCCTCCAGCCTGTTTTTGTGTTGTTCTTGTGTGCCGATCTAAAGGAAATGAAACTCGCCATCACTATGTAGAAAATGCTGATGGAATTCGTTATGGTCCACAGTTCGGTGACGCTGAGTTCCTTGTGCCCAGGCTGCAGTTGGTAGATGCGCGTGATGCAGTATAGGACGCCCATGACGAGCGGGATGGTGATGGGAATGGCGTATTTACGGAAATGGTAGGCGCTCCCGAAAATCTTGTAATGGACGAACAGGTTCCAGAGATAGGGAATGAATTGCGTTAGCGCCGCAGTGAGCACGACGATGAGGTACTTGACATCCGGATTCGAGAACCTGTCGGGGAACTGGAGCTTGCCGCCGATGTCCAGGATGGTTTCCGCGATCATCAGGATGAGAATCTTCTTGAACGTGCGTTCTTCGGGGAACTGCAAAAGCGAAATACGATACTGGTACAAGACCAGCAGCAGGATGGCTGTACAGCAGATGCCGATTTCTATTAGCGCAACATTGTGCATTTCAAATCCATAACCCCAAAAAACTGAAAACCCATTAGGGAGATAGCAATATTATAAGAAAAAAGAACGGAAGTGGCCCAAAAAATATTGAAAAATAAATGAAAAGAAATTTTTTTCGGATTGGTATATTAACGCTATGTCTACAATATATTCACAAAAATGTAAACAGAAATGAGCATATCTGTTTCCTGCCGCAAAAAAAACAATAGCGGTTGGAGTCTTTTCTCTCAATTGAATTCGAGCGATGGGCGTATAACGCAGTTTTTTGTATATTCAGGGTGTTTTTGGAGATGGCCCGTAACGGGCTCTCCATAGGAGACTTGAATGCGATTTGCCGAACCTGATTTTCTGTGGTGCCTGTTTACGTTGCCGCTGTTTGCCTTGCTGTTCGTCTACGCGTATCACCGTCGCAAGAAACTTGCCGCACGTTTTGTTTCGCTCTCCATGCTCCCCAAGCTTTCGACCTCGGTGTCCCCTTGGCGGCGCTTGACCAAGATTTTGCTGCTTTTGCTTGCGCTTGCGTTCCTGTTCGTTGCGCTTGCCCGCCCGCAGTGGGGCCACAAGATGGAACATATCGAGCGTCGTGGCCTCGACCTCGTGCTTTTGCAGGACATTTCCCTTTCGATGTTGGCGGAGGATATCAAGCCGAACCGCCTTGTGCGTTCGCGTCACGAAATTGCCGCCTTCCTGGAATCGCTTTCGGGTGACCGCGTGGGCCTAGTCGCGTTCAGTGGCGAGGCGCAGGTGATGGTGCCGCTCACGCTTGATTACGGTACCGTGCAGATGATGTTGCAAGAACTGAATCCGGGTTGGCTGATGCCGGGTACGAACTTGGAATCGGCTATCCGCAAGGGGATGCAGTTGTTCAAGAATTCCGGCGGTGCCGGGAAGTATTCCGTGATGATTTTGATGAGCGACGGCGAAGAACTTGAAGCCGAAGCCGTGAACGCGGCGAAGGAAGCCGCCGAACTCGGTATCAGGATTTATACGGTGGGTATAGGCTCCCGCGAAGGCGTGCCCATACCGGTAAAGACCAAGAACGGCGAGGTCGCCTACAAGAAGGACGTGCAGGGCAACATTGTCACTACGCGCCTCGAAGAAGGGACTTTGCAAGAAATTGCCAACGTGACGGGTGGCCTGTATTTCTATGCGAACCCGAGCGAGTTCCAGTTGCAGAAGGTGCTGACGGAAATCGCATCGCTCGAGAAAAAGGAGCAGGCGACGGATCGTCTGGAAAACTACCAGGACCGCTACCAGATATTCTTGGGTCTTGCGGCGCTCTTGTTCCTTGTCGAGGCGCTTGTTTCCGAACGTGGCCGCCGTCGCCGCCAGCTTGCTGGCCGCTTCAGCTAATTTGACCGAAGGAATAAAAGAAGACCCAGTGCTGGCGGGCACTGGGCTCCTTGGGAAGATAGATAAAAGCCTCCCGGGTGGGTTTGACTCTTGAGAGTCGGGCGGCCCGAGCGAACTCGGCAACCGATGATGTATCCACCAGGAAGGCTCATTAATGAATATATGTTGTTTTTTGAGGGGTGGTCGATAAAAATGTCAAATCGATACTCCAATTTGGATTGTATGGTTTCCGTCGCCTGTTCATTTGCTATTTTCTAGTCAAATGCGTAAGTTTGTATCGTTTTCTGCCATTACCGCACTGGCCCTGGTTGCGTGTTCCGGGGCTCCAGCTCCCGAGACGTCGGCTGGGGAGGTGACTCCGCGTGTTGCCGCTCAGGATTCCGCTGTGGCGCCTGCTCCTGCAACTCCTGCCGCTTCCGCTGTACCGGCTAGCTACAAGGATATCGCTTTCCCCGAGTTCCGCTATGTCGCTCCGTACCCGAAAGATTTCAGGGTGCAGCTTTCCGACAGCATTACGGGTTACGTCGTGTCGGACCGGACACTCCCGCTTGTGAATTTTACCGTGTTCTTTGATGAACCGCACGAATCCCTCGCTCTCAAGGACGAAGCTGCTAGTTCTATGGTCGGTGCCATGTTCCGCCGTGGCGGTGCCGTAGGGCTTCCGGCCCATGCGCTGGACGATTCTCTTGAATTCGTGAGTGCGGGCATTTCGACTTCGACGGGAACATTTACGTCGTCGTTCGATATCGACTGCCTTTCGAAGGATTTCCCTGCGATGCTCGCTCTGGTGAAGAAGATTGTAAAGGAACCCGCGTTCGACAAGGATCAACTCGAAATCGTGAAGGCGAACTTCGTGACCAGTTACGATCGCCGTTACGATACTCCGGGGAAGGTCTTGCAGGCGTTGCAGATGAAGGTGAACTACGCTCCTTCGCCCAGGCTCTGGGATGCAAACGCACAGGAATACTCCAAGGTCTCTGTCGCCGATGTGAAACGCCTTTCTAAGGGACTGTTCTCGTCCCGTCGCATCATCTTTGCGCTGTCGGGCGATGTGGACCGCGATTCTGCGGTGACCATGCTCAAGGAATTTTTCGCCGACCTCCCGACGGCTCCGGTTGCCGTGAAGGTTCCGCCGAAACCGCTCGAGTTCTTGCGCAAGCCAGGTGTTTACGTGGTGGACCGCGACATTACCCAGGCGAACATCGTGATGAACCAGCCGTTCGTGCGTAGGCCCCATCCCGATTACTATCCTGCTGCCGTCGCAAGCTTTATCCTTGGCGGGGGGAGTTTCTCGAGCCGCTTGATGAACCGTGTGCGCAGCGACGAAGGCCTTGCCTATAGCGTCTATAGTGCAGTCGGCAACGAGTACCGCGACACGGCGCTCACGACGATTGCCTTGCAGACCAAGGTGGAGTCGGTTGATTTTGCCATCAAGCTCGTATTCGAAGAAGTGGAAAAATTGGCGAAGGATGGCCCGACCGCCGAAGAACTCGCCCAGGCGAAAAAGTCCTTGGTCGAGAGCCTGCCAAGTTTGTTCGATTCTCCGGAAGCGACGGCTGTCATCTTTGCGAAGGGAGAGCTCCTGGGCAAGACCTACGACCATTACTTGGAATACGTGAAGGAAATCAATGCGGTAACAGCCGAACAGGTGAAGGCGATGATTGCCAAGTATTTCAGCCGCGACAAGATGACGATTTCCATTGTCGGCCCGGTGGCGAAGTTCGATGCGCTGAAACCCTTCACGGTCCTTTCTCTGGACAGTCTTGAGTTTAGGTAGCGGATGGCTTGCTCAACTGCAATAGGTCTGGTAAAGCGTTGCCTTTGTGCCCTTGCCTTGTTGCAGGCGGTGTGTTTTGCCGGTGCTCCGGCTGAACCGGCAAAGGATGCTTCTATCCACATGGCTCCTATTGCCGAGAACCGTTTGCGTGCGGTAATCAAGTCTCGTCTCAATAACGACGACGACTACCGGTCGCTCTGTTCTGGCGTCAAGATTTGCCTGGACATGGATTATCCGACGTGCAAGCCCGAAGACCAGGCCCCATGGCCGAAGGTGAAGTACGATGCGGAATTCTGCGCTCCGTATATTGAAATAACCAAGCGTGGGTTCAAGGCGGATCCGGGTGTCCCGATGTCCATCGAAGTTTATGCCCGTCTCGGTCGCCAGTACCGTGTGATTTACGAGAACAAGGGGACGCTGCCGCTCGGTGCCGATGTCATCAGTTATTTGTTCGACAACATGCCTTTTACTGCGGACCTGATTAACGCTTATCTGGATTCCCATTACGAACTGCGTTACACGAGCCCGAATCGCAGGTTCTTCTCGGGGAGTAACGGCCGGAGCCTTTCGGGCGATTTCTACTGGGCCTTGCAAGATAGTGCGGGCTATAAGTTGGGCATGCGCAACCTGTTCTTTGGCTACGGTCATGCGAAAATCTTGAAATGGTCCTTGCACGGGACTGCGGTTGCCTACCTCGACATGGACGAGGTCAACCGGAACGAACTTAAGTACAAGCTAACGGCTATCGTGTTCCCGGCGAATACCGTGTTGAACTCGATTATGCAGATGAAGGTATTCAAGAGCGTTGTTGACGAAAAAATCGACCACATCGTCAACGATATCAAGAAGGCCTCGAAATCCTACTTCTCCGGCAACAAGGAGCCGATGCTCAATAGTGCTGTGCTCAAGTCCGATATGAATGTCCAGTACATTATCGATTTCGAGAATGTCGTGAACGGGGGCCACTGGCGCCTGGGTGATTTTGAGAAGCTCCAGAAGGAAAGGGCCGAACGGGACAAGAACAGTGTCCCCATTATCATGAACGAAAAGTCGGCCCCGCTTTTCATCGAAAAAAAGAAAGGAAAATAGAGATGAGTGAATTGGAATCGTTGCTTGCCCGTGTGACGGAACGCCGTCGTGACTTGCTGACGGAGGTCGTCAATCGCCGTACAAGGCATTTCTGCATGGTTCTCGAGGACTTGTTCGACCCGCACAATATTTCGGCGGTCATCCGCACGGCAGAAGTGTTCGGGCTCCAGGACGTGCATATCATCGAAGAGGACAACGCCTACAGCGTGAACAAGTCTATCCTCAAGGGCAGCTACAAGTGGATGAGCCTTTACCTGTACAAGAAGCGCATGCTGTGCATGGAAAAGCTCCGCGCGAAGGGCTACAAGATTGCCGTCGCGAGCACGAACACGACGAACTCCGTGCTGGACCTCGACTTGAGCCAGCCTACCGCCTTCTATCTCGGGAGCGAGTTCCACGGGAACCATCCCGATACGCTCGCCCATGCCGATTACGAGTTCAAGTTGCCGCAGTACGGCATTACCGAGTCCATGAACGTCTCGGTTGCCGGTGGCGTGCTCATGACTTACCTCGACGTGTACATGCAGAGGGAAGGCCGCGAAAAGTTCGCCCTGCCTGCCGCCGAACGGGACCAGTTGCTTTTGGATTGGCTGGATCGCCACGTGAACGGTATCGAAAACAACAGTCCTATTGTCCGTGTAGATGGATAATGGCCCGTTTTATATGTGAAAAGGGCATTTTTGCACTTATGCAAATAAAATTTGAAATGGAATTACTAGATTAGGTACAGAAAATGAAGAAGAATTCTGTACTATACTTTTCTGTAGGCCTCGTCGTTCTCCTAGCCGTGGTTGTGCTGGTGTTCGGCATTTTCTTCTTGAACGAGAAGGACCCGCGGGAAAAATTCAATACGTTCCATTTGAAGTTTACGCAGGTGAGCACCCTTGTCCTGGATGACCCTGTCAAGATTAATGGCGTCAAACTCGGCAAGGTCGAAAATATCGAACTTTCCGGCCACCGCGTCGTGGTGACCATCCGCCTGCGCGACGATGTGAGAATCCCGAAGGATTCCGAAATCCGCGTCCAGAATATCGGTATCATGGGCGAACGCCAGATTGGCATTATTCTCGGTGACGAGGAAAAGTATTTTACTCCGGGCGATACGATCGACGGCCAGTTCGATGCCGGCATTGCCGAAGCGCTTGGTCTGGCTGGCGAAGTTTGCGACAGCACCAAGGTCTTGCTCGAATCGGTGAAGGCCGCGCTGAACGGGACTATCTCCAATCCGGAATTCCAGGACCGTTTCAAGACCTTGCTCGACAAGGCTGAAAATCTCGAGGACCGCCTGATGGGCCTCGTGCAGAACACGGATCCGCAGCTCAAGAGGACTTTGGCTGGGCTTAACGAAGCGACGGGCAAGGTGAACCAATTGGTCGACGGCGTGAAACAGCCTATCGACAGCCTCTTTGCCAATACGGACAAGGTGGTGGGCAATGCCAACAACCTCATCGGTGAGCTGGAAGGCGTCACCAAGCACCTGGACGAACTGGTTGGCCAGGTGCAGGCGAAGACGCAGGCTAAGGACAACACCGTTGGGCTCCTGTTGAACGATAAGACACTGCACGACGAACTGGTCAAGACGGTTCGTTCTGCGGACAGCCTTTTCAGAATCATTCTTCAGGATGGTCTGGATATAAATGTGGACTTCTTCTGAGGAAAACGATGATTGTAAAAACATTGACGGTCACTAACAAACTTGGCGTGCATGCCCGACCTGCGGGCATGATCGTGGATATCACGGGGCAAGCCAAGAGTGATGTTTCCATTGTTTTCGAAGGCTCGAAGGCAAATGCCAAGAGCATTTTGAATGTAATGATGCTTGCGATTCCTGCTGGCTCCGAAGTCAAGTTCGAAGTCGATGGCGAGGATGAAGAAACCATAGTTCAACAATTGGAACAACTCTTTAATGACCACTTCAACGAAGAACCGTGTTGAGCTTGATCCGGCAGTGAAGGTCGGGGATTCTGGGAAGGCCAAGACGAGAATCGTCCAGGTCGGTGTGCCTTCTTCGCCCGGCTTTGCCATGGGGAGAGTCTTCCCCGTAATTAATCGCGAGATTTCCGTTGTCGAAGAAACCCTGCCCGAAAGCAGGATTCCTACCGAGGAGCAACTCTTCCTGAAAGCTGTAAGCAAGACGGCCAAGGAAATCGCACAAATCAAGGAAATATCTGAATCTCGTGCGGGCCTCAAAGACAGCATGATCTTTGCGACGCACTTGATGATTTTGCAGGACCCGCAACTGGTGAACGGGGTCCTCGAGAAAATTCGCGTCGGCCACAAGAATGCCCGCTGGGCGGTTCACGTTGTGCTGGGCGCCTTTATTGACAAGTTCGAGGCGATTGATTCGCCTGCCATGCGCGACAAGGCGACGGACTTGAGGGATTTGTACAACCGCCTGATGGCGGCCATGGAAGATTCCGGACCGGTATTAGAGGACATTGCTGCCGAAGACGGTGTGGTCCTCGTGGCCCACGAAATTTTACCCAGCTTGCTCATGTCGATCAAGCCGGGGCAGGTCAGCGCGATTGTCATGGACACGGGCGGACGCACGAGCCATGTCGCCATTCTTGCCCGTTCGTTGCAGATTCCTGCGGTGTTCGGCTTGCGCAACTTGGCGGGCCTCGTCAAACCCGACGACATGATCATTGTCGATGGTTCGGGTGGCAAGGTCATCGTGAACCCGAATGAAGACGATATCCGCCGGTTCCACGAACGCCAGGAAGTCTACGAACGCCAGCGCAGGGAACTGTACACCATGCGCCAGCTCGAACCGATGACGCGCGATGGCAAGTACATTACGTTGCATGCAAACATCGAGTTGCCGACGGAATCCGACAAAGTCAAGGATTACGGTGCGACGGGGATAGGCCTGTTCCGTTCGGAATTCCTCTATTTCCGCAAGGATGTCCCCTCGGAAGAAGAACAGGAAGATGCTTACCGCCTGATTCTTTCGAACATGGCGCCCAACCCGGTGACTATCAGAACGCTCGATGCTGGTGGCGACAAACTGGTCCCTGGCGTGACCTCGCCGAACGAAGCGAACCCGTTCATGGGGTGGCGTTCCATCCGCGTGTGCCTCGACAAGAAGGACATTTTCCGGTCGCAGCTCAAGGCGATGCTCCGGGCCAGTTCTGCGGGTAACTTGAGAATTTTGCTCCCGATGATTTCTAGCATGAGTGAACTCCACCAGGCTAAGGAATGTATCGAGGAATGCCGCCAGGCGGTGATTGCAGAAGGCACGAAAATCGGCGACATCAAGGTCGGGGTGATGATTGAAGTCCCTGCTGCCGTGATGCTTGTGGAAAAACTCGCCAAGGAAGTCGATTTCTTTAGCC
The nucleotide sequence above comes from uncultured Fibrobacter sp.. Encoded proteins:
- a CDS encoding RNA methyltransferase; protein product: MSELESLLARVTERRRDLLTEVVNRRTRHFCMVLEDLFDPHNISAVIRTAEVFGLQDVHIIEEDNAYSVNKSILKGSYKWMSLYLYKKRMLCMEKLRAKGYKIAVASTNTTNSVLDLDLSQPTAFYLGSEFHGNHPDTLAHADYEFKLPQYGITESMNVSVAGGVLMTYLDVYMQREGREKFALPAAERDQLLLDWLDRHVNGIENNSPIVRVDG
- a CDS encoding MlaD family protein; protein product: MKKNSVLYFSVGLVVLLAVVVLVFGIFFLNEKDPREKFNTFHLKFTQVSTLVLDDPVKINGVKLGKVENIELSGHRVVVTIRLRDDVRIPKDSEIRVQNIGIMGERQIGIILGDEEKYFTPGDTIDGQFDAGIAEALGLAGEVCDSTKVLLESVKAALNGTISNPEFQDRFKTLLDKAENLEDRLMGLVQNTDPQLKRTLAGLNEATGKVNQLVDGVKQPIDSLFANTDKVVGNANNLIGELEGVTKHLDELVGQVQAKTQAKDNTVGLLLNDKTLHDELVKTVRSADSLFRIILQDGLDINVDFF
- a CDS encoding VWA domain-containing protein, which encodes MRFAEPDFLWCLFTLPLFALLFVYAYHRRKKLAARFVSLSMLPKLSTSVSPWRRLTKILLLLLALAFLFVALARPQWGHKMEHIERRGLDLVLLQDISLSMLAEDIKPNRLVRSRHEIAAFLESLSGDRVGLVAFSGEAQVMVPLTLDYGTVQMMLQELNPGWLMPGTNLESAIRKGMQLFKNSGGAGKYSVMILMSDGEELEAEAVNAAKEAAELGIRIYTVGIGSREGVPIPVKTKNGEVAYKKDVQGNIVTTRLEEGTLQEIANVTGGLYFYANPSEFQLQKVLTEIASLEKKEQATDRLENYQDRYQIFLGLAALLFLVEALVSERGRRRRQLAGRFS
- the ptsP gene encoding phosphoenolpyruvate--protein phosphotransferase, translated to MTTSTKNRVELDPAVKVGDSGKAKTRIVQVGVPSSPGFAMGRVFPVINREISVVEETLPESRIPTEEQLFLKAVSKTAKEIAQIKEISESRAGLKDSMIFATHLMILQDPQLVNGVLEKIRVGHKNARWAVHVVLGAFIDKFEAIDSPAMRDKATDLRDLYNRLMAAMEDSGPVLEDIAAEDGVVLVAHEILPSLLMSIKPGQVSAIVMDTGGRTSHVAILARSLQIPAVFGLRNLAGLVKPDDMIIVDGSGGKVIVNPNEDDIRRFHERQEVYERQRRELYTMRQLEPMTRDGKYITLHANIELPTESDKVKDYGATGIGLFRSEFLYFRKDVPSEEEQEDAYRLILSNMAPNPVTIRTLDAGGDKLVPGVTSPNEANPFMGWRSIRVCLDKKDIFRSQLKAMLRASSAGNLRILLPMISSMSELHQAKECIEECRQAVIAEGTKIGDIKVGVMIEVPAAVMLVEKLAKEVDFFSLGTNDLIQFTLAVDRTNELITDMFQPHHPAVLSMIYQTVVAAHREGIPVAVCGEMSSDPLSVLLLVGLGVDELSMTPWSVMATKKIIRSINFEDVRETALTILQLDDAKDVNEYLYKKYAQTITDLGISSFVGQVERL
- a CDS encoding pitrilysin family protein, whose translation is MRKFVSFSAITALALVACSGAPAPETSAGEVTPRVAAQDSAVAPAPATPAASAVPASYKDIAFPEFRYVAPYPKDFRVQLSDSITGYVVSDRTLPLVNFTVFFDEPHESLALKDEAASSMVGAMFRRGGAVGLPAHALDDSLEFVSAGISTSTGTFTSSFDIDCLSKDFPAMLALVKKIVKEPAFDKDQLEIVKANFVTSYDRRYDTPGKVLQALQMKVNYAPSPRLWDANAQEYSKVSVADVKRLSKGLFSSRRIIFALSGDVDRDSAVTMLKEFFADLPTAPVAVKVPPKPLEFLRKPGVYVVDRDITQANIVMNQPFVRRPHPDYYPAAVASFILGGGSFSSRLMNRVRSDEGLAYSVYSAVGNEYRDTALTTIALQTKVESVDFAIKLVFEEVEKLAKDGPTAEELAQAKKSLVESLPSLFDSPEATAVIFAKGELLGKTYDHYLEYVKEINAVTAEQVKAMIAKYFSRDKMTISIVGPVAKFDALKPFTVLSLDSLEFR
- a CDS encoding HPr family phosphocarrier protein, with the protein product MIVKTLTVTNKLGVHARPAGMIVDITGQAKSDVSIVFEGSKANAKSILNVMMLAIPAGSEVKFEVDGEDEETIVQQLEQLFNDHFNEEPC
- a CDS encoding diguanylate cyclase, whose product is MHNVALIEIGICCTAILLLVLYQYRISLLQFPEERTFKKILILMIAETILDIGGKLQFPDRFSNPDVKYLIVVLTAALTQFIPYLWNLFVHYKIFGSAYHFRKYAIPITIPLVMGVLYCITRIYQLQPGHKELSVTELWTITNSISIFYIVMASFISFRSAHKNNTKTGWRQQQYLCWIMLIPVVAIIIQIILQKLEIPIVTPVVTLVLLHIHISQQSMLITMDQQTGLNNERRLNNFLRDKTADLTSEQRLFLLTITLDNMRHVRRKFGRKKVEEIVIAFANFLRERMPSDNMFLAHYQKHSFAIVLEKKTWNDVEAFCNMLISTSNSAKLQRLVPWPITFSINYSEFGKPGVNNVIEFLDDAKNNCFKPTTSLYSRTGFEP